From the Malus domestica chromosome 17, GDT2T_hap1 genome, one window contains:
- the LOC103432251 gene encoding pentatricopeptide repeat-containing protein At4g21300-like translates to MYSRIICPVYKRFIHITPQWSKSIHTNYKNSLNLEGALASQFASILQACNDESLIQQGRQVHAHVICSGLVKNSLVGTRILGMYFLCGSIMGAKNMFYQLDLKYTLPWNSMIRGFTMMGYFDYALLFYFKMLSSGVSPDKYTFLSVIKACGGVNNVRLGKAVYDTIQFMGFGVDIFVGSSLIRLYVDNGCIQDAWSLFVKMPVKDCVLWNVMLHGYVKNGQLNNSVRMFLEMRSSEVKPNAVTFACILSLCASEAMIGFGTQLHGLVVACGLESDSPVANTLLAMYSKCQCFSDARKLFDMMPRTDLVTWNGMISGYIQSGFMLEASRLFQDMISTSVKPDSITFASFLPSVAELGSLKQGKEIHGYIVRHCVPLDVFLQCALIDVYFKCRNVDMARKIFSKSTRTDVVICTAMISGFVLNGMNCDALEIFRRLLKEKMRPNSLTLASVLPACAGLAALKFGKELHGNILKHGLDARCYVGSALTDMYAKSGRLDLAHRVFQRLSERDAVCWNSMITSYSQNGKPEEAIDLFRQMGTEGAKYDCVSISAALSACANLPALHYGKEIHSFMIRSAFSSDLFAESALIDMYAKCGNLDLARRVFDMMEEKNEVSWNSIISAYGNHGRLKESLVLFHEMLSKGILPDHVTFLGILSACGHAGAVDDGILYFRCMIEEYRIPARLEHYACMVDLLGRAGHLREAFETIKSMPFSPDSGVWGTMLGACRLHGNVELAEEVSRYLFELAPQNSGYYILLSNILADAGKWGSVLKVRTLMKNREVQKVPGYSWIEVNNNTHMFVAADGSHPQSAQIYSLLNSLLLELRKEGYNPRPYLPTHPQTLGI, encoded by the coding sequence ATGTACAGTAGAATTATATGTCCAGTCTACAAACGTTTCATACACATTACACCACAATGGTCCAAGTCCATACATACAAACTACAAAAACTCCCTTAATTTGGAAGGGGCATTGGCAAGCCAGTTTGCTTCTATCTTGCAAGCTTGCAATGATGAGTCTCTTATCCAACAAGGTAGACAAGTTCATGCACATGTTATTTGCAGCGGACTTGTCAAAAACAGCCTTGTCGGGACAAGGATCCTGGGTATGTATTTTCTCTGCGGGAGCATTATGGGCGCCAAGAACATGTTTTATCAGCTTGATTTGAAATATACTTTGCCTTGGAACTCGATGATTAGAGGGTTTACTATGATGGGTTACTTTGATTATGCCTTGCTGTTTTACTTTAAGATGCTGAGTTCTGGAGTTTCACCTGACAAGTACACTTTTTTGAGTGTAATTAAAGCTTGTGGTGGTGTGAATAATGTAAGATTGGGCAAAGCAGTATATGATACTATCCAGTTTATGGGTTTTGGAGTTGATATATTTGTGGGGAGCTCCTTGATTCGACTGTATGTGGACAACGGTTGTATTCAGGATGCATGGAGCTTGTTTGTTAAAATGCCTGTCAAAGATTGTGTTTTATGGAATGTTATGCTTCATGGTTATGTTAAAAATGGACAATTAAATAATTCTGTTAGAATGTTCTTGGAAATGAGAAGTAGTGAAGTTAAGCCAAATGCAGTGACGTTCGCTTGCATTTTGTCTCTTTGTGCTTCAGAAGCTATGATTGGTTTTGGTACTCAACTTCATGGGCTCGTTGTTGCATGTGGGTTGGAGTCGGATTCTCCGGTGGCTAATACATTGTTAGCAATGTATTCTAAATGCCAATGCTTCTCTGATGCTCGCAAGTTGTTTGATATGATGCCTCGAACTGATTTAGTGACATGGAATGGAATGATATCTGGTTATATACAAAGTGGGTTTATGCTTGAGGCTTCACGTTTGTTTCAGGACATGATATCTACTAGTGTCAAACCTGATTCGATCACATTTGCAAGTTTTTTACCTTCGGTTGCTGAACTAGGTAGCCTCAAGCAAGGTAAGGAAATTCACGGTTACATTGTAAGGCACTGCGTGcctttggatgtgtttttgcaATGTGCACTTATTGATGTATACTTCAAGTGCAGGAATGTGGACATGGCACGTAAAATTTTCAGCAAAAGCACCAGAACGGATGTTGTCATCTGCACAGCTATGATTTCGGGTTTTGTTCTCAATGGGATGAATTGTGATGCATTGGAAATTTTTAGAAGGTTACTTAAAGAGAAAATGAGACCGAATTCTCTAACACTGGCAAGTGTTCTACCAGCTTGTGCTGGTCTGGCTGCTCTGAAATTTGGAAAGGAATTGCATGGAAACATCCTTAAGCATGGGCTTGATGCAAGGTGTTATGTGGGTAGTGCCCTTACAGACATGTATGCAAAATCTGGAAGACTCGATCTTGCTCATCGAGTTTTTCAAAGACTGTCTGAAAGGGATGCTGTTTGTTGGAACTCGATGATAACAAGCTATTCCCAGAATGGCAAACCGGAAGAGGCGATAGATCTATTTCGTCAAATGGGGACGGAAGGTGCCAAGTATGACTGTGTTAGCATTTCAGCTGCGCTTTCTGCTTGTGCAAACTTACCAGCACTTCATTATGGGAAAGAGATCCATAGTTTCATGATTAGAAGTGCATTTAGTTCCGATCTATTTGCTGAGAGTGCACTGATAGACATGTATGCCAAATGTGGAAACTTAGATCTTGCTCGCCGTGTGTTTGACATGATGGAAGAGAAGAATGAAGTTTCCTGGAACAGCATCATTTCTGCTTATGGGAATCATGGTCGTCTTAAGGAATCTCTTGTTCTGTTTCATGAAATGTTGAGTAAAGGGATCTTGCCCGATCATGTCACCTTTCTTGGTATATTATCTGCTTGTGGCCATGCAGGCGCAGTTGATGATGGAATTCTCTACTTCCGTTGCATGATTGAGGAATATAGGATCCCAGCTAGGTTGGAGCATTATGCTTGCATGGTAGATCTATTAGGGCGTGCTGGACATTTACGTGAAGCATTTGAAACAATAAAGAGCATGCCATTCTCCCCAGATTCGGGTGTCTGGGGAACAATGCTTGGAGCCTGTCGGCTCCATGGCAATGTTGAGCTTGCAGAAGAGGTATCAAGATACCTTTTTGAATTGGCACCGCAAAATTCTGGCTATTATATACTCCTCTCAAATATACTTGCTGATGCTGGAAAATGGGGGAGTGTGCTGAAGGTTCGAACGCTAATGAAAAACAGAGAAGTTCAAAAGGTTCCTGGGTACAGTTGGATTGAGGTAAACAACAACACTCATATGTTTGTTGCAGCAGATGGGAGTCACCCACAGTCTGCTCAGATATATTCATTGCTCAACAGTCTTCTTCTAGAACTAAGAAAAGAGGGTTATAATCCCAGACCTTACCTTCCAACACATCCACAGACATTGGGGATTTAA
- the LOC103405670 gene encoding tetraspanin-19-like: protein MGGVARSCVQSLLKLVNCMIGMVGLAMIMYSLWLFSAWQRNMPHFPPPLDHSHHHPTPWFIYTFLGLGITLLVITCSGHIAADTANGCCLYLYMVFVFLLFMLEAGVTADIFLNRDWEEDFPDDPTGRFDQFKEFVRSNFDICKWIGLSIVCVQGLSLLLAMILKALGPHPYYDSDDEYIPERVPLLKNAVLPPPYVVGDPVYGSNVYGSKSDSWNIRINDKTNR, encoded by the exons ATGGGAGGGGTGGCGAGGAGCTGCGTGCAATCATTGCTCAAGTTGGTGAATTGTATGATTGGGATGGTAGGGCTCGCCATGATTATGTACTCGTTGTGGTTGTTTAGCGCGTGGCAGAGAAACATGCCTCACTTTCCCCCACCACTCGACCACTCTCACCACCATCCTACACCTTG GTTCATATACacttttcttggtcttgggatcaCTCTGCTTGTGATCACATGCTCAGGTCATATCGCCGCTGACACTGCAAATGGTTGTTGCCTTTATTTG TACATGGTGTTTGTCTTCTTACTCTTCATGCTTGAAGCTGGAGTGACTGCTGACATATTTTTAAACCGTGACTGGGAAGAG GACTTTCCAGATGATCCAACTGGGAGATTTGATCAATTCAAAGAATTTGTAAGGTCGAACTTTGATATCTGCAAATGGATTGGCTTGTCAATAGTTTGTGTACAG GGGCTGTCTTTGTTATTGGCAATGATACTCAAAGCTCTTGGGCCACATCCGTATTATGATAGTGATGATGAGTATATTCCTGAGAGGGTTCCACTCCTAAAGAATGCTGTTCTTCCACCTCCTTATGTCGTTGGTGACCCTGTATATGGTTCCAATGTATATGGTTCCAAAAGTGATTCATGGAACATAAGGATCAATGACAAG ACAAACAGGTAA
- the LOC103405672 gene encoding expansin-B3-like → MQLLHRGFGLVLVLNSLLLLVSCQVQQPRASTRWLPAIATWYGNPEGDGSDGGACGYGSMVDVKPFRARVGAVSPVLFKSGEGCGACYKIKCLDQSICSRRPATIIVTDECPGCSNGPIQFDLSGAAFGRMAVSGEGGLLRNQGELSVLYRRTPCKYPGKQIAFHVNEGSTNYWLSLLVEFEDGDGDVGSMHIRPASSSEWIEMSHVWGANWCINGGPLKGPFSVKITTLSTAKTLSARDVIPGNWSPKATYTSRLNFHY, encoded by the exons ATGCAGCTCCTCCACCGCGGCTTCGGCCTTGTGTTGGTTCTGAATTCGTTGCTTCTGCTTGTGTCTTGTCAAGTTCAGCAACCCCGGGCCAGCACCCGCTGGCTCCCAGCCATCGCCACCTGGTACGGCAACCCCGAAGGCGACGGCAGCGACG GCGGAGCGTGTGGGTACGGGTCAATGGTGGACGTGAAGCCGTTCAGGGCGAGGGTTGGTGCGGTGAGCCCGGTTCTGTTCAAGAGCGGCGAGGGGTGCGGCGCGTGTTACAAAATCAAGTGTCTCGACCAGAGCATCTGCTCGAGACGACCCGCCACAATAATCGTGACAGATGAGTGTCCGGGCTGCTCGAACGGGCCGATCCAGTTCGACCTCAGCGGCGCCGCCTTTGGGCGCATGGCTGTGTCCGGCGAAGGCGGTTTGCTCAGAAACCAAGGCGAACTCTCCGTCCTTTACCGACG GACACCATGTAAGTATCCTGGGAAGCAGATTGCCTTCCATGTAAATGAAGGTTCAACAAATTATTGGCTATCACTGCTAGTAGAGTTTGAGGATGGAGATGGAGACGTCGGATCAATGCATATAAGACCG GCAAGTTCAAGCGAGTGGATCGAGATGAGTCATGTATGGGGAGCTAATTGGTGCATAAATGGGGGTCCTCTAAAAGGACCATTCTCAGTGAAGATTACAACTCTCTCGACAGCAAAAACTCTCTCAGCCAGAGATGTCATTCCCGGTAATTGGTCTCCAAAAGCCACTTACACTTCTCGCCTCAATTTCCACTACTAG
- the LOC139193458 gene encoding UPF0481 protein At3g47200-like: MEEYKLRNLQCLLKRKPTPDTSLVKFVKETRSREEFLRNCYDEKFDDHLSSDQLVEMIVVNGCFILELIRRMNSISRDHDVFSMPEVHSTVKNDLLLLENQLPWKVLECLFNLTKESEETSLHRRTSLLCFEVMHTWTIRDSFLEFIDNERETWKFRHLLNNARDLLVGSVSRNKESLYEYWVPIPSVTHLEEIGVKFQLASWGTELLCITINRENGVMKIPHMTIGANTECVFRNLIAYERCSMKPHYILSYAMLFNQLIKSTKDLDSLIQKRIVRTELSKEDTVVCSIAFPMTLHPSRSFTLDSPGTCMNTMKIVG, from the coding sequence ATGGAAGAATATAAGCTACGGAATTTGCAATGCCTCCTCAAACGCAAACCAACTCCAGACACCAGTTTGGTGAAGTTTGTCAAAGAAACCAGAAGCAGAGAAGAGTTTCTTCGTAACTGCTATGACGAAAAGTTTGATGATCATCTGAGTAGCGATCAGTTAGTAGAAATGATAGTGGTCAATGGTTGCTTTATTTTAGAACTTATCCGCCGAATGAATTCGATTTCCAGAGATCATGATGTTTTCAGTATGCCAGAGGTGCATTCGACAGTTAAAAACGACTTGTTGCTGCTTGAAAACCAGCTTCCGTGGAAAGTCCTCGAGTGTTTATTCAACCTGACAAAAGAATCAGAAGAGACTTCTCTACATCGGCGAACTTCGCTATTATGTTTCGAAGTTATGCATACTTGGACGATCAGAGATTCCTTTTTAGAATTTATAGATAATGAAAGGGAGACATGGAAATTCAGACATTTACTTAACAATGCAAGAGATTTGCTTGTTGGATCAGTATCGAGGAATAAGGAGAGTCTTTATGAATATTGGGTTCCTATTCCCTCAGTGACACATCTTGAGGAGATTGGAGTCAAATTTCAACTTGCATCCTGGGGGACAGAGCTGTTGTGCATAACCATCAACAGGGAAAATGGAGTGATGAAAATTCCACATATGACAATTGGAGCCAACACAGAATGTGTCTTTAGAAACCTCATAGCCTACGAACGGTGTTCAATGAAGCCCCATTACATTTTGTCTTATGCCATGCTGTTCAATCAGCTTATCAAGTCTACCAAAGATTTAGACTCTCTCATTCAGAAACGAATTGTACGAACCGAATTGAGCAAGGAGGATACTGTTGTTTGTTCAATAGCCTTTCCAATGACACTGCATCCATCTCGTTCGTTTACTCTCGACTCGCCTGGCACGTGTATGAATACTATGAAGATCGTTGGCTAA
- the LOC139193459 gene encoding uncharacterized mitochondrial protein AtMg00810-like, with translation MAVQFDWFLNQLDVSNAFLNGTLSEDVFMKQPLGFEDPIKPAHVCHLQKSLYGLKQASRAWYDKLHSALSSMGFIGSQNDHSLFIKRDHVLVFVLVYVDDILVTGPSSQAFQATITHLSSLFPIKDLGPLHYFLGLEVKRSSTGIFLSQTKYILDLLQKAKMDGAKASATPLSTSKLDHSSPLLFDPIEYRALVGGLQYLTWTRPDLSFAVNLVCQFMHSPRHSHFQAVKRILRYLKGSLDLGLWFPKCAKTLSIHAYSDVDWAGCSIDRRSTGGFCIYLGDSLISWSAKKQPKVARSSTEADYRSLANTSAELTWICKLLVDIGLILPAPPQLWCDNISAISLAKHLVFHARTKHVAIDYHYIREQVISKALSVHFICSQDQIADVCTKSLSKSRFLFLRSKLSLRVPQFNLRGHIKDKIVKDTS, from the coding sequence ATGGCAGTTCAGTTTGACTGGTTTTTAAACCAACTTGATGTTAGTAATGCCTTTCTCAATGGTACTCTATCTGAAGATGTTTTCATGAAGCAGCCCTTAGGTTTTGAAGATCCCATTAAACCTGCTCATGTATGTCACTTACAAAAGTCTTTATACGGATTGAAACAAGCTTCGAGAGCTTGGTATGACAAGCTACACAGTGCTCTATCCTCTATGGGTTTTATTGGTTCTCAAAATGATCactcattgtttattaaaagaGATCATGTCTTGGTATTTGTGTTggtgtatgttgatgatatattGGTGACAGGGCCTTCTTCTCAAGCTTTTCAAGCCACTATTACTCATCTGAGTTCCTTGTTTCCTATCAAAGATCTTGGTCCCTTGCATTATTTCCTTGGACTTGAAGTTAAGAGGTCTTCCACAGGGATTTTTTTGTCTCAAACAAAATATATCCTTGATCTGTTGCAGAAAGCTAAGATGGATGGTGCTAAGGCCTCTGCCACACCTTTAAGCACCTCCAAATTAGATCATTCATCTCCCTTACTCTTTGATCCTATTGAGTATCGAGCTTTAGTTGGTGGTTTGCAATACTTGACTTGGACTCGGCCTGATCTATCCTTTGCAGTCAACCTTgtatgtcaatttatgcatagtCCCAGACACTCACATTTTCAAGCAGTTAAAAGGATCTTGCGATATCTCAAAGGTTCTCTTGATTTAGGTCTATGGTTTCCCAAATGTGCTAAAACTCTCAGTATTCATGCTTATTCTGATGTTGACTGGGCAGGGTGTTCTATTGACAGGAGAAGTACTGGTGGTTTTTGCATATATTTGGGTGATTCTCTCATCAGTTGGAGTGCTAAAAAGCAACCAAAAGTGGCCCGATCTTCTACAGAAGCAGACTATAGATCTTTGGCTAACACATCTGCAGAACTCACCTGGATCTGTAAGCTGTTAGTTGATATTGGTCTCATACTTCCAGCACCTCCCCAACTATGGTGTGACAACATCTCTGCAATTTCATTAGCTAAACATCTAGTGTTTCATGCACGAACAAAGCATGTTGCAATTGACTATCATTATATTCGTGAACAAGTCATCTCCAAAGCTCTTTCTGTGCACTTTATCTGCTCTCAGGATCAAATTGCTGATGTTTGTACTAAATCCTTGTCAAAGTCTCGATTTCTTTTTCTCCGAAGCAAACTTTCTCTTCGGGTCCCTCAGTTCAATTTGAGGGGGCATATTAAGGATAAAATAGTCAAAGATACATCTTAG